One genomic segment of Vibrio mimicus includes these proteins:
- a CDS encoding BatD family protein, producing the protein MVKMQSVYQSAFFWLTLVASLLVLPAHAADLAASVSKNKVVKNEVIQLRIVSNDKVSAEALDFSQLEPDFFVGQPSFASSTNIINGNYSQRSEWTVAIAAQRTGVITIPSFQLGNVKSAPIAIQVVEDEHQPTQAELAEVRSRLERTQLYPGESTLFHAQLIIKEDVRRLRDPQITPPKVEGMRIESASEPKQYPSVLSGVEVTIVEQSFRITAEQAGNFSLSEPILKAGLLYGNQYSGGTRLIPLLTQPKAYAIQVLEKPKDYQGFWLPTAKLNLTQNWNDGQQTLNAQSQYETQVGHAITRELRLQVSGLTQQQLPNFSIQYPSSVSVYAEKPQFSTLDNGDTLMTLKQVLIPRQAGEITLPEVTLDWWNTGTQTAQVSQVSGLTLQVKPSEETPLLAPPIAPLRDATSSTTIEAGYWPYFTLLFAGLWLGTSGLAWTLWRSRVEHQEPKSPPPIPTSAYQTLMLALERQDLLALSQAARIWQHEIALNAEEQQTLAAYIHALQQACYSERPQTPDFNKLKNWVALKQNQQSKNRRGEAPELPPL; encoded by the coding sequence ATGGTAAAGATGCAATCAGTCTATCAATCCGCGTTTTTCTGGCTCACACTGGTAGCAAGTTTACTTGTGCTCCCAGCTCATGCGGCCGATTTGGCCGCCAGCGTCAGCAAAAATAAAGTAGTCAAAAATGAAGTGATTCAACTGCGTATCGTCAGTAATGATAAAGTCAGCGCAGAGGCGCTCGATTTTTCGCAATTGGAGCCTGACTTTTTCGTTGGGCAGCCGAGTTTTGCATCCTCAACGAATATTATTAATGGTAACTACTCGCAACGCAGCGAATGGACAGTCGCCATCGCAGCGCAAAGAACCGGTGTTATCACTATCCCAAGTTTTCAACTCGGCAACGTTAAAAGTGCCCCGATTGCGATTCAAGTCGTCGAAGATGAACATCAACCCACGCAGGCAGAATTAGCCGAAGTACGCAGTCGTTTGGAGCGAACCCAGCTCTATCCAGGGGAAAGTACGCTATTCCACGCCCAATTAATTATTAAGGAAGATGTACGCCGCTTACGCGACCCTCAAATTACCCCACCCAAAGTAGAGGGTATGCGTATTGAATCAGCCAGCGAACCCAAACAATACCCTAGCGTACTCAGCGGTGTTGAGGTCACTATTGTTGAGCAATCTTTTCGCATCACGGCAGAGCAAGCTGGCAACTTTAGTCTGAGTGAACCCATTCTCAAAGCTGGGTTACTCTATGGTAATCAGTACAGTGGAGGGACACGTTTAATCCCACTGCTCACTCAGCCAAAGGCCTATGCCATTCAAGTGTTAGAGAAACCAAAGGATTATCAAGGCTTTTGGCTACCAACCGCCAAACTCAATCTAACGCAAAATTGGAACGATGGGCAGCAAACACTGAACGCTCAGAGTCAATATGAAACACAGGTTGGCCATGCCATCACGAGAGAGTTGCGCTTACAAGTCAGCGGTCTCACCCAGCAGCAGTTGCCCAATTTCAGCATTCAATATCCTAGTAGCGTCAGCGTATACGCGGAAAAACCACAATTTAGCACTTTGGATAATGGCGACACCCTGATGACCCTTAAACAAGTGCTGATCCCTCGCCAAGCAGGGGAAATAACTCTGCCCGAGGTCACACTCGATTGGTGGAACACTGGTACACAGACAGCGCAAGTGAGTCAAGTTAGCGGGTTAACGTTACAAGTGAAACCCAGTGAAGAAACTCCATTACTTGCACCACCGATTGCGCCGCTACGCGATGCTACGAGCTCCACCACAATAGAAGCGGGTTATTGGCCCTACTTCACACTGCTGTTTGCGGGGTTATGGCTTGGCACAAGTGGCCTTGCTTGGACTCTATGGCGCTCACGTGTTGAGCACCAAGAACCCAAATCGCCTCCCCCTATTCCAACCTCCGCCTATCAAACCCTGATGTTAGCTCTGGAGCGACAAGATCTGCTTGCTCTTAGCCAAGCGGCGCGAATTTGGCAGCATGAAATCGCATTGAATGCTGAAGAGCAACAAACTCTTGCAGCCTATATCCATGCTTTGCAGCAAGCTTGTTACTCTGAACGACCTCAAACACCAGACTTCAATAAACTGAAAAACTGGGTTGCTCTAAAGCAAAATCAACAAAGTAAAAATCGCCGCGGTGAAGCACCAGAGTTACCACCACTATGA
- a CDS encoding SIMPL domain-containing protein, with amino-acid sequence MANINTKSATVLGLSLIIGLASLGFLVQQMAVKFKEYERVVTVKGLSEREVVADTVIWPIQFTVADNQLSSLFATVDQQTQLITQFLVEKGVDRAAISLSAPAVIDKKAQQYGEDRAEFRYLATQTLTVYSKQVEQVRNIISEIGQLGKQGIVFNQDPYNNRIEFSFTGLNDIKPDMIEEATKQAREVALKFAKDSQSTLGKIKTASQGQFSISDRDNNTPYIKNVRVVTTVEYYLSD; translated from the coding sequence ATGGCCAATATCAACACCAAAAGCGCCACCGTGCTTGGCTTAAGCCTAATCATCGGGCTTGCCTCACTAGGCTTTTTGGTACAACAAATGGCGGTAAAGTTTAAAGAATATGAACGAGTCGTTACTGTAAAAGGGCTTTCTGAACGAGAAGTCGTTGCTGATACCGTGATTTGGCCAATCCAGTTTACGGTTGCGGATAATCAGCTTTCATCGCTTTTTGCAACAGTCGATCAGCAAACTCAGCTCATTACCCAATTCTTAGTAGAAAAAGGGGTGGATCGCGCAGCAATTTCTCTTTCAGCCCCCGCGGTGATCGATAAGAAAGCCCAGCAATATGGGGAAGATCGCGCAGAATTTCGCTACTTAGCAACACAAACGCTGACGGTTTACAGTAAACAAGTCGAGCAAGTACGAAACATCATCAGTGAAATTGGTCAACTGGGTAAGCAAGGCATTGTATTTAACCAAGACCCCTATAACAACCGCATTGAATTCAGCTTTACAGGGCTTAATGACATCAAGCCGGATATGATTGAAGAAGCAACGAAACAAGCTCGTGAAGTGGCATTAAAATTCGCTAAAGATTCGCAAAGTACCTTAGGTAAGATAAAAACTGCATCACAAGGTCAGTTTTCGATCTCAGATCGTGATAACAATACCCCATACATTAAAAATGTGCGTGTTGTTACGACAGTTGAGTATTACTTATCCGATTGA
- the cspE gene encoding transcription antiterminator/RNA stability regulator CspE, giving the protein MSQKMTGSVKWFNETKGFGFISQDNGGQDVFVHFKSIVSEGFKTLAEGQRVSFTVEQGKKGPQAAQVTAL; this is encoded by the coding sequence ATGTCTCAGAAAATGACTGGTTCAGTAAAATGGTTCAACGAAACTAAAGGTTTTGGTTTCATTTCTCAAGACAACGGCGGTCAAGACGTGTTCGTACACTTCAAGTCTATCGTTTCTGAAGGCTTCAAAACTCTGGCTGAAGGTCAGCGTGTAAGCTTCACAGTTGAGCAAGGCAAAAAAGGCCCACAAGCTGCTCAAGTAACTGCGCTGTAA
- a CDS encoding sensor domain-containing diguanylate cyclase yields the protein MLADTSFEYLTLFLKTSAAGIVRVPLQSSPEMVLSHGEFVALEAYPEPFWAWAGQFDTSDGLIPFAINTCRWDYLPVMGGESFILMLDNHPRHRTYLIIQAACVDSVHLSTESGELDFLQLIAAKWQCLRAEIEASKEFKNRDLREAKYLNEISQRELFIDNMKLVHQVAVELSNPANLDELHRTAVEAVRHRLGFDRAALLLLDMKKRCFSGTYGTDEFGKTVDEHHTQYDLHQVEPQYLEALSNDECTFMVVQDVPLYTAGQVVGQGWNGMLILRDGNDTIGWIAIDNYLQRQPITEYQKQMLESFGSLLAQIYIRKRQEQNVRMLHASMVELSRCMTVSEVCKSAVSFAINRMGIDRMAVFLTDEDCSFIQGTWGTDIQGNIVDESYFRGSTHENDIVDLAKLYPNEVVFKESVPIYHDCKIVGYGWTAMTMLTDKGTPIAFIAADNLIRRTPLTSQLREVIRMFASNLTEVLMRAKAQEAISVLNETLELEVRNRTRDLQKANEKLDLMAKLDPLTRLGNRRMLEHLLEQTCEQTIKEVVNYGVILLDIDHFGLFNNHYGHLEGDIALMRIGNILSRHAQSEHELFCRIGGEEFLLLIANRSAEEIHSLAESIRHSIEAEGIEHCENPSGTVLTVSIGYAVSRYKPREIQFDQLYAEADKALYRAKSQGRNNVFGIIVENISHIETEMQH from the coding sequence ATGTTAGCCGATACCAGCTTCGAGTATCTGACCCTTTTTTTAAAAACGTCTGCGGCTGGAATAGTTCGAGTTCCCTTACAATCCTCTCCAGAAATGGTTCTATCTCATGGGGAATTTGTCGCTTTAGAAGCGTATCCAGAACCGTTTTGGGCTTGGGCTGGGCAGTTTGATACATCCGATGGTTTAATTCCTTTTGCCATCAATACTTGCCGTTGGGACTACCTACCCGTAATGGGAGGCGAGTCATTTATTCTGATGTTGGATAACCATCCTCGCCATCGAACCTATCTGATTATCCAAGCGGCTTGTGTCGATAGCGTGCATCTCAGTACAGAATCTGGCGAGTTGGATTTTTTGCAGTTGATCGCGGCGAAATGGCAATGCTTGCGCGCGGAAATTGAAGCCTCTAAAGAGTTCAAAAATCGTGATCTACGGGAAGCAAAATATCTCAACGAGATCAGTCAGCGAGAGTTGTTCATCGACAACATGAAACTGGTTCATCAGGTTGCGGTGGAGCTTTCAAACCCCGCAAACCTTGATGAGCTACATCGAACAGCAGTCGAGGCTGTGCGTCATCGTCTTGGTTTTGATCGCGCAGCCTTACTGCTGTTGGATATGAAAAAGCGTTGCTTTAGTGGCACTTATGGTACGGATGAATTCGGCAAAACGGTGGATGAACATCATACACAATATGATCTGCACCAAGTAGAACCTCAGTATCTCGAAGCGCTGTCTAATGATGAGTGTACATTCATGGTGGTGCAGGATGTACCTTTGTACACCGCTGGACAAGTAGTTGGTCAAGGTTGGAATGGCATGCTGATTCTGCGAGATGGCAATGACACCATAGGTTGGATTGCGATTGACAACTACCTTCAACGCCAACCCATCACCGAGTACCAAAAGCAAATGCTAGAGTCATTTGGCTCCTTGCTTGCACAAATCTATATTCGGAAACGCCAAGAGCAGAATGTACGTATGCTGCATGCCAGCATGGTTGAATTATCGCGTTGTATGACAGTCAGCGAGGTTTGTAAATCCGCCGTTAGTTTTGCGATTAATCGGATGGGGATTGATCGTATGGCGGTGTTTTTGACAGATGAAGATTGCTCATTCATTCAAGGCACTTGGGGAACCGATATTCAAGGCAATATTGTGGATGAATCTTACTTTCGAGGTTCGACACATGAGAACGACATTGTTGATCTCGCTAAGCTTTACCCTAACGAAGTGGTCTTCAAAGAAAGTGTGCCCATCTATCACGATTGTAAAATTGTCGGTTATGGTTGGACTGCGATGACCATGTTGACTGACAAAGGTACCCCAATCGCATTTATTGCCGCTGATAATTTAATCCGGCGGACTCCATTGACATCGCAACTGCGTGAAGTGATCCGCATGTTCGCCTCAAACCTCACCGAGGTGTTAATGCGAGCGAAAGCGCAAGAAGCGATCTCCGTGCTTAATGAAACCTTGGAGCTCGAAGTGCGTAATCGTACTCGTGACTTACAAAAAGCGAACGAAAAACTCGATCTCATGGCGAAGTTAGATCCCCTGACACGGCTTGGTAATCGCCGAATGTTAGAGCATCTGCTTGAGCAAACCTGTGAACAAACAATCAAGGAAGTGGTTAACTATGGTGTGATTTTATTGGATATCGACCATTTTGGGCTGTTCAATAACCACTATGGGCATCTAGAAGGTGATATTGCCTTAATGAGAATTGGCAACATCTTGAGTCGGCACGCACAATCAGAGCATGAGCTTTTCTGCCGCATTGGTGGGGAAGAGTTTTTGCTGCTGATTGCCAATCGCAGTGCTGAAGAAATTCATTCACTTGCCGAGAGCATTCGTCACAGTATTGAAGCGGAAGGTATAGAGCACTGTGAAAACCCCAGCGGCACTGTTTTAACGGTTTCGATTGGTTACGCAGTCTCACGTTATAAGCCGCGAGAGATTCAGTTTGACCAACTCTATGCCGAAGCGGATAAAGCATTGTATCGAGCCAAGAGCCAAGGACGAAATAATGTATTCGGCATAATTGTTGAAAATATCAGCCACATAGAGACAGAAATGCAGCATTAA
- a CDS encoding L,D-transpeptidase family protein — protein sequence MRLFSTILLLLLFFPNLGYAQVDLVKVDKSKRRMYLLQGNEVIREYRIALGKSPKGHKQQEGDQRTPEGHYFLDFIIDDSSFYRSIHISYPNARDQRLAQLRGVNPGGDIKIHGLKNSDEREPAFVQSFDWTNGCIAITNQEMDEFLSLVQPGIPIQIEW from the coding sequence ATGCGTCTTTTCTCAACCATACTGTTGTTGCTACTGTTTTTCCCTAACCTCGGTTATGCTCAGGTCGATTTAGTCAAAGTAGATAAATCTAAGCGGCGTATGTATTTACTGCAAGGTAATGAGGTGATCCGCGAGTATCGCATTGCATTGGGTAAGTCGCCGAAAGGACATAAACAACAAGAAGGCGATCAACGCACTCCGGAAGGGCATTATTTTTTAGACTTCATTATCGATGATTCGAGCTTCTACCGCTCAATACACATTAGCTATCCGAACGCTCGCGATCAGCGACTTGCTCAATTGCGCGGCGTGAATCCTGGTGGTGATATCAAGATTCATGGCTTAAAAAATAGCGATGAGAGGGAACCAGCTTTTGTGCAAAGCTTTGACTGGACGAATGGCTGTATTGCAATCACTAATCAAGAAATGGATGAGTTTTTAAGCCTGGTGCAGCCCGGCATTCCCATCCAGATTGAGTGGTAA
- a CDS encoding DUF3820 family protein, giving the protein MFEKTHILKLANMKMPFGKYAGRILIDLPEPYLLWFQKQGFPEGELGVLLELCLAIKIEGLESLVKPLKQ; this is encoded by the coding sequence ATGTTTGAAAAAACACATATATTAAAATTAGCAAACATGAAAATGCCATTTGGTAAGTATGCAGGTCGTATTTTGATTGATTTACCTGAACCTTATTTACTTTGGTTTCAAAAGCAGGGTTTTCCGGAAGGTGAGTTGGGCGTTTTACTTGAGCTTTGCCTCGCTATCAAAATTGAAGGATTAGAATCTTTAGTCAAACCCTTAAAGCAGTGA
- the tnaC gene encoding tryptophanase leader peptide, with amino-acid sequence MRNYNISSIWFTLDYKIAFFFPA; translated from the coding sequence ATGAGAAATTACAACATCTCTAGTATTTGGTTTACTCTCGATTACAAAATCGCTTTCTTCTTCCCTGCGTAA
- the tnaA gene encoding tryptophanase, producing METFKHLPEPFRIRVIEPVKRTTREYREKAILNAGMNPFLLDSEDVFIDLLTDSGTGAITQEMQAAMFRGDEAYSGSRSYHTLARAVKAIFGYEYTIPTHQGRGAEQIYIPVLIKKREKEKGLDRSKMVALSNYFFDTTQGHTQINCCVAKNVYTEEAFNTAVKADFKGNFDLVKLEQAILEADPVNVPYIVSTITCNSAGGQPVSIANLKAVYEIAQRYDIPVIMDSARFAENAYFIQQRERDYRNWSIEEITREAYKYADGLAMSAKKDAMVQMGGLLCFKDESFFDVYTECRTLCVVQEGFPTYGGLEGGAMERLAVGLYDGMRQDWLAYRINQVEYLVNGLEAIGVVCQQAGGHAAFVDAGKLLPHIPADQFPAHALACELYKVAGIRAVEIGSLLLGRDPATGMQHPCPAELLRLTIPRATYTQTHMDFIIEAFEKVKTNARNVKGLEFTYEPPVLRHFTARLKEKNT from the coding sequence ATGGAAACGTTTAAACATTTACCTGAACCCTTCCGCATTCGTGTGATTGAACCGGTAAAACGTACCACACGGGAATATCGTGAAAAGGCGATTTTAAATGCGGGCATGAACCCTTTTTTGCTAGATAGTGAAGATGTTTTTATTGACCTGCTGACAGACAGCGGCACAGGTGCAATCACTCAAGAGATGCAAGCCGCCATGTTCCGTGGAGATGAAGCTTACAGTGGAAGCCGCAGTTACCATACACTTGCCAGAGCGGTTAAAGCGATCTTTGGTTATGAATATACGATTCCCACTCACCAAGGGCGCGGCGCTGAGCAGATTTATATTCCTGTTTTGATTAAAAAGCGTGAAAAAGAGAAAGGACTCGATCGCAGTAAAATGGTCGCCTTATCAAACTACTTTTTCGATACGACTCAAGGCCATACCCAGATTAACTGCTGTGTTGCCAAAAACGTGTATACCGAAGAGGCGTTTAATACCGCCGTCAAAGCCGATTTCAAAGGCAATTTCGACTTAGTTAAACTCGAGCAAGCTATCCTTGAAGCCGATCCAGTTAACGTCCCTTATATTGTGAGCACCATCACTTGTAACTCGGCAGGTGGCCAACCGGTTTCGATCGCTAACTTAAAAGCCGTGTATGAGATTGCCCAACGTTACGACATTCCCGTGATCATGGATTCTGCTCGTTTTGCTGAAAATGCGTATTTTATTCAGCAACGTGAGCGTGATTACCGCAACTGGAGCATAGAGGAAATCACTCGTGAAGCTTATAAGTACGCGGATGGACTCGCGATGTCTGCCAAAAAAGACGCCATGGTGCAAATGGGCGGCTTACTCTGCTTCAAAGACGAAAGCTTCTTTGACGTGTACACCGAATGCCGAACCCTGTGTGTGGTGCAAGAAGGTTTCCCAACCTACGGTGGCTTAGAGGGCGGAGCGATGGAGCGTTTAGCTGTCGGGTTGTACGATGGTATGCGCCAAGATTGGCTGGCTTACCGCATTAACCAAGTGGAATATCTGGTCAACGGCTTAGAAGCGATTGGTGTAGTTTGCCAACAAGCTGGCGGCCATGCCGCGTTTGTCGATGCAGGAAAACTTCTTCCTCACATCCCAGCGGATCAATTTCCTGCTCACGCTTTAGCTTGTGAACTTTATAAAGTGGCAGGGATCCGCGCGGTAGAAATTGGTTCACTCCTACTTGGCCGTGATCCTGCAACGGGTATGCAGCATCCTTGTCCAGCCGAATTGCTCCGCTTAACGATTCCACGCGCGACTTATACTCAAACGCATATGGATTTCATCATCGAAGCGTTTGAGAAAGTGAAAACCAATGCTCGTAACGTCAAAGGACTGGAATTTACTTACGAGCCACCCGTGCTACGCCACTTCACGGCTCGTTTAAAAGAAAAAAATACGTAA
- a CDS encoding ATP-binding cassette domain-containing protein, which produces MPIIHAHQLSYQLESGEWLFHPFDFHFPQGRTAIVGRNGIGKSVLLQLLLDKLKPTSGHVVCHGQVGYYAQHTSDPETDVSLAEFLGVAKALNALRAIEAGSVEPQHFDELGEQWDIAETTQALLDELRITLPMDARCRFLSGGQLAALKLKRLFLSNCDALVLDEPSNHLDQIGRQWLIDQLRQENRPVLVVSHDRALLMQMDRIVRITAEGLHWFEGNYAHYQQQWQLQQEAVSRRVTQLHNEQKAIEREIQKSQEKAQKRANQGAKALKSGSQPKILMDAKKNSAEKNRSSALVNARNQRQRNQQQLQGLQDKLVRESDPKLYLAEISNSKKRTLLSVENYSADGVNHSPLTLLLRQREHYRLSAPNGGGKSRFLKAVAGLHHQYQGHIQCNAPVVYLDQHYALVDLNHSLLDNLTGFCEGLTANDARLLLAGIGFRRDTVYRLAKHLSGGEKMKLAMLMVSHVANEPILLLDEPDNHLDLESKQALAKALAHYQGALILVSHDDYFVAEAQVDRCWTLE; this is translated from the coding sequence ATGCCCATTATTCATGCCCACCAATTAAGTTATCAGTTAGAAAGTGGTGAGTGGTTGTTTCATCCATTTGATTTTCATTTTCCGCAAGGGCGCACCGCCATTGTTGGCCGTAATGGTATCGGTAAATCGGTGTTGCTTCAGTTATTGCTCGATAAGCTAAAACCTACGTCCGGGCATGTGGTGTGCCACGGTCAGGTCGGTTATTACGCTCAGCACACCTCGGATCCCGAAACGGATGTTAGCCTTGCTGAGTTTCTTGGCGTAGCGAAAGCGCTCAATGCGTTACGTGCAATCGAAGCTGGCAGTGTTGAACCGCAGCATTTTGATGAGTTGGGAGAGCAATGGGACATTGCTGAAACTACTCAAGCGCTGCTGGATGAGCTGCGTATTACGTTACCTATGGATGCCCGCTGTCGTTTTCTCAGCGGCGGGCAACTGGCGGCGCTCAAACTCAAACGCTTATTTCTGTCGAATTGTGATGCGTTAGTGTTGGATGAGCCGAGTAACCATCTCGATCAGATTGGACGCCAATGGTTAATAGACCAGTTGCGACAAGAGAATCGTCCGGTGTTGGTAGTGAGCCATGATAGAGCACTATTAATGCAGATGGATCGTATCGTCCGGATTACCGCAGAAGGTTTGCATTGGTTTGAAGGAAATTACGCTCACTATCAACAGCAGTGGCAATTGCAGCAAGAAGCGGTGAGCCGACGCGTGACTCAATTGCACAATGAACAGAAAGCGATTGAGCGTGAAATACAAAAGAGTCAGGAAAAAGCGCAAAAACGGGCAAACCAAGGCGCCAAAGCACTGAAATCGGGCAGCCAACCGAAAATATTGATGGATGCGAAAAAGAACAGTGCCGAGAAAAATCGTTCCTCTGCGTTAGTGAACGCTCGCAACCAGCGCCAGCGAAACCAGCAGCAATTGCAAGGGTTGCAAGATAAGTTAGTGCGAGAGTCGGATCCCAAGCTCTATCTTGCCGAGATCAGTAACAGCAAAAAACGCACTTTGCTGAGTGTCGAGAATTACAGCGCTGATGGGGTTAACCATTCACCACTGACTTTGCTTCTACGGCAGAGAGAGCATTATCGTCTCTCAGCTCCAAACGGTGGGGGTAAAAGCCGTTTTCTTAAAGCGGTTGCAGGTTTGCATCATCAATACCAAGGCCATATCCAGTGCAACGCCCCAGTGGTGTATCTCGATCAGCATTATGCTTTGGTGGATTTAAACCATTCACTGCTCGACAATTTGACGGGGTTTTGTGAAGGTTTGACGGCCAATGATGCACGCTTGCTTTTAGCAGGGATCGGTTTTCGCAGAGACACGGTTTATCGACTCGCGAAGCACCTCAGTGGCGGTGAAAAAATGAAACTGGCGATGTTAATGGTCAGCCATGTTGCCAATGAACCTATTTTGTTGCTCGATGAGCCGGATAATCATCTCGATCTTGAATCCAAACAAGCCTTAGCCAAGGCATTGGCGCATTACCAAGGTGCATTGATTCTCGTCAGTCATGATGATTATTTTGTGGCAGAAGCCCAAGTAGATCGCTGTTGGACGTTGGAGTAA
- a CDS encoding ferredoxin reductase family protein encodes MSRVEYTLWVVVGIVTLLWVQAEPTLFGSTNLFQWRSGLVQFSGILALMLMSLVMLLALRLPLIEQWTQGIDKGYRIHKWLGISALLLGIFHWLAYHVPKWLISLELLTKPARLNGSGPHGNLSGLALWLKEAKPLAMEIGEWGFYALIGLLAISLWSAIKYKPFRFTHRMMAVVYLAVAFHAIVLLKKAYWGELIYWLTLLFILVGSWAALYSLLGLVGRQSRYPAHVEAFHYCSQSKTLDLTIQLDKPWQGHKAGQFAYLRFSGEEPHPFTIACAHHGSQLRFLIKELGDFTTGLHERLQNGESLEVEGPYGKFDFAANQPQIWISGGVGIAPFMAGLDWLTMERSHPQVHLFFCCHQIDPNLCAELRHKAQLAGVSLTIIDSSVDPHLSADDIARQCRDLSRFEFYFCGPVAFSNSLKKALKPYRVDLSRQFHEEQFVMR; translated from the coding sequence ATGAGCAGGGTTGAATACACTCTCTGGGTAGTGGTTGGCATCGTCACTCTGTTATGGGTACAGGCAGAACCTACACTGTTTGGGTCAACAAACTTGTTTCAGTGGCGATCGGGTTTAGTGCAGTTCTCCGGTATTCTGGCACTCATGCTGATGTCGTTGGTGATGCTGTTAGCCTTGCGTTTACCCTTGATAGAACAATGGACGCAAGGGATAGACAAAGGCTATCGCATTCATAAATGGCTCGGGATCTCTGCGCTCTTACTTGGGATCTTCCATTGGCTTGCTTACCATGTGCCTAAGTGGCTCATCTCACTTGAATTGCTGACGAAACCCGCACGCCTTAACGGTTCTGGCCCACATGGCAACCTGTCCGGTCTGGCTTTATGGCTAAAAGAAGCCAAACCTTTGGCGATGGAAATCGGCGAATGGGGCTTTTATGCATTGATTGGCCTGCTGGCTATTTCCCTTTGGTCGGCCATTAAATACAAACCGTTCCGTTTCACTCATCGTATGATGGCCGTTGTCTATTTGGCCGTTGCATTTCACGCTATTGTTTTGCTCAAAAAGGCCTATTGGGGTGAGCTAATTTACTGGCTGACTCTGCTGTTTATCCTCGTAGGCTCCTGGGCTGCATTGTATAGTCTGCTGGGTTTGGTTGGTCGGCAGTCTCGCTATCCTGCCCATGTTGAGGCGTTTCATTACTGTTCGCAGAGTAAAACCTTGGATTTAACGATTCAGTTAGATAAGCCGTGGCAAGGTCACAAGGCTGGGCAGTTTGCGTATTTGAGATTTTCCGGAGAAGAGCCGCATCCGTTCACCATCGCTTGTGCTCATCACGGTTCACAGCTGCGCTTTTTGATTAAAGAGTTGGGTGATTTTACAACGGGGTTGCATGAACGCTTGCAAAACGGTGAGTCTTTGGAAGTGGAAGGCCCTTATGGCAAGTTTGATTTTGCGGCTAATCAACCGCAGATTTGGATCAGCGGCGGTGTCGGGATTGCACCATTTATGGCTGGGCTTGATTGGTTAACGATGGAAAGATCACATCCACAAGTGCATCTGTTTTTCTGTTGCCATCAAATTGATCCGAATTTGTGCGCAGAACTTCGCCACAAAGCGCAGTTGGCTGGGGTTTCATTAACCATCATCGATTCGAGTGTTGATCCTCATCTGTCAGCGGATGACATTGCGCGCCAATGTAGAGATTTAAGCCGTTTCGAATTCTATTTCTGTGGGCCTGTCGCATTTTCCAATAGCCTGAAAAAAGCGCTTAAGCCTTACCGAGTGGATCTGTCACGCCAGTTTCATGAAGAACAATTCGTGATGCGCTAG